The Halobacterium litoreum genome includes a region encoding these proteins:
- a CDS encoding DUF5811 family protein, translating into MHGNSPYSGSEPSDPEPELTGTQRRALKHSINQIAARTRDFLPDEYVVGSEISSSTAGVQVTVAVRPPVGSPVSAGFSPEFEDVSDDDLIPSEDREEVARGLAASAALQVKHALGDDVPKTAR; encoded by the coding sequence ATGCACGGGAACTCGCCGTACAGTGGGTCGGAACCGTCGGACCCGGAACCGGAACTCACCGGGACACAGCGCCGCGCGCTCAAGCACAGCATCAACCAGATCGCGGCGCGGACTCGGGACTTCCTCCCGGACGAGTACGTCGTCGGCTCCGAAATCTCGTCGTCGACCGCGGGCGTGCAGGTCACGGTCGCCGTCCGGCCGCCGGTCGGCAGTCCCGTGAGCGCCGGGTTTTCCCCGGAGTTCGAGGACGTCTCCGACGACGACCTCATCCCCTCCGAGGACCGCGAGGAGGTCGCTCGCGGCCTCGCGGCGAGCGCAGCGCTCCAAGTCAAGCACGCGCTCGGCGACGACGTGCCGAAGACGGCGCGCTAG
- a CDS encoding glucose-6-phosphate isomerase — protein MYVDVGNALASAANPGVPEDALERLDDRVADAHDRIAAGMDADEFGYAALNLPETADADAIEAAVEPFADSETLLTVGIGGSALGAATLTEAVGGDIDAHVLDNVDPEHVEDLLADVDLSETAVHVVSRSGTTAETLANFLVVREAMAEAGVDWTDRTFVTTGPEGNLRDLADEHDLPALDVPEGVPGRFSALSTVALPAAALAGADVHEILAGGRDGMDALAGSLFDCPAYAYGATAYALDVRGAGVNAMMPYAEGLETFAEWFAQLWAESLGKDGLGQTPARALGATDQHSQLQLYRAGPRDKLVTLVRPRERADRGIPDSDLDGLDYLAGNTLGGLLDAEFEATEASLAESGVPSVRVEIPRLDERALGRLLFDFEAACVLAGELYGVETFTQPAVEWGKDAARGLLRGDEALPEKTELGVGDANDST, from the coding sequence ATGTACGTAGACGTGGGGAACGCGCTCGCTTCGGCCGCGAATCCGGGCGTCCCCGAGGACGCCCTCGAACGCTTAGACGACCGCGTGGCCGACGCGCACGACCGCATCGCCGCCGGGATGGACGCCGACGAGTTCGGGTACGCCGCGCTCAATCTCCCCGAGACCGCCGACGCCGACGCAATCGAGGCGGCGGTCGAACCGTTCGCGGACAGCGAGACGCTGCTGACGGTGGGCATCGGCGGGAGCGCGCTCGGCGCCGCGACGCTCACCGAGGCCGTCGGCGGCGACATCGACGCCCACGTCCTCGACAACGTCGACCCCGAACACGTCGAGGACCTGCTCGCGGACGTCGACCTCTCGGAGACCGCGGTCCACGTCGTCTCGCGGTCGGGGACGACGGCTGAGACGCTCGCGAACTTCCTCGTCGTGCGCGAGGCGATGGCCGAGGCGGGCGTCGACTGGACCGACCGCACGTTCGTCACGACCGGTCCCGAGGGGAACCTCCGGGACCTCGCGGACGAACACGACCTGCCCGCGCTCGACGTGCCCGAGGGCGTCCCCGGGCGCTTCTCCGCCCTCTCGACCGTCGCGCTCCCCGCCGCCGCGCTCGCCGGCGCGGACGTCCACGAGATTCTCGCCGGCGGCCGCGACGGCATGGACGCACTCGCCGGGTCGCTGTTCGACTGCCCCGCGTACGCCTACGGCGCGACGGCGTACGCCCTCGACGTGCGCGGCGCCGGCGTGAACGCGATGATGCCGTACGCCGAGGGGTTGGAGACGTTCGCCGAGTGGTTCGCGCAACTGTGGGCCGAGAGCCTCGGCAAGGACGGCCTCGGGCAGACGCCCGCCCGCGCGCTCGGCGCGACCGACCAGCACAGCCAACTCCAACTCTACCGCGCCGGCCCCCGCGACAAACTCGTGACGCTCGTCCGCCCCCGCGAGCGCGCCGACCGCGGGATTCCCGACAGCGACCTCGACGGCCTCGACTACCTCGCCGGGAACACGCTCGGCGGCCTGCTCGACGCCGAGTTCGAGGCGACCGAAGCCAGCCTCGCGGAGTCCGGCGTCCCGAGCGTTCGCGTCGAGATTCCCCGCCTCGACGAGCGCGCGCTCGGCCGTCTCCTCTTCGACTTCGAGGCCGCCTGCGTGCTCGCCGGCGAACTGTACGGCGTCGAGACGTTCACGCAGCCCGCCGTCGAGTGGGGGAAAGACGCCGCACGCGGCCTGCTCCGGGGCGACGAGGCGCTCCCCGAGAAGACCGAACTCGGCGTCGGCGACGCGAACGACAGCACCTAA
- a CDS encoding DUF5812 family protein has translation MTDEKTATFLVTEAGDGSAILSDVSDAQVHTLSENPGVEKGDVLEATVSPDPPMGVTYSVVEVEERKEIPVEVSDESPTPQAVEMAEDLPEGDLATTERAGVGEVHVLAVPADGVEDAVDDVREDSATVARAARIGIARVEIRYGEDFLSVRYLP, from the coding sequence ATGACCGACGAGAAGACCGCCACGTTCCTCGTGACGGAGGCCGGCGACGGCTCCGCGATTCTCTCCGACGTGTCGGACGCACAGGTACACACGCTCTCCGAGAACCCCGGCGTCGAGAAGGGCGACGTGCTGGAGGCGACCGTGTCGCCGGACCCGCCGATGGGCGTCACGTACAGCGTCGTCGAGGTCGAGGAGCGCAAGGAGATTCCGGTCGAAGTGAGCGACGAGTCGCCGACCCCGCAGGCCGTCGAGATGGCCGAGGACCTGCCGGAAGGCGACCTCGCGACGACGGAGCGCGCCGGCGTCGGCGAAGTCCACGTGCTCGCGGTGCCCGCCGACGGCGTCGAGGACGCGGTCGACGACGTGCGCGAGGACTCCGCGACCGTCGCTCGCGCCGCCCGCATCGGCATCGCTCGCGTCGAGATTCGGTACGGCGAGGACTTCCTGAGCGTCCGGTATCTCCCCTGA
- the secF gene encoding protein translocase subunit SecF — protein sequence MPKFEVPEVDLSQYSMRELVAPPLAVLVVALAVIGATFALTGSPVALGIEFTGGSEAVVDSSASQSAVADAFVSDPSSIRSVGTGGGTYIVTFQSENVPDVRDDADADITIVQSQTTSATFGGSTQQLAVLGVVGGFVGMSIVVFLLFRSFVPSIAVVLSAFSDIVVPVALMNLFGIQLSLGTVAALLMLIGYSVDSDILLNNHVLRRSGGFWESVHRAMRTGVTMTLTSISAMTVMAAVSYFFGIQLLTSIAIVLVLGLATDLMNTYMLNVTLLRWYKFEGVKR from the coding sequence ATGCCCAAATTCGAGGTCCCGGAGGTCGACCTCAGCCAGTACTCCATGCGGGAACTCGTCGCCCCCCCGCTGGCGGTGCTGGTCGTCGCGCTCGCCGTCATCGGCGCGACGTTCGCCCTCACGGGGTCGCCGGTCGCTCTCGGCATCGAGTTCACAGGCGGTTCGGAGGCTGTCGTCGACTCGAGTGCGTCCCAGTCGGCCGTCGCCGACGCGTTCGTCTCCGACCCGTCTTCGATTCGCAGTGTCGGTACCGGCGGCGGCACGTACATCGTCACCTTCCAGTCCGAGAACGTGCCCGACGTCCGCGACGACGCCGACGCCGACATCACAATCGTGCAGTCACAGACCACGTCCGCGACGTTCGGCGGCTCCACCCAGCAACTCGCCGTACTCGGCGTCGTGGGCGGCTTCGTCGGCATGAGCATCGTCGTCTTCCTCCTGTTCCGGTCGTTCGTGCCGAGTATCGCCGTGGTCCTCTCGGCGTTCAGCGACATCGTCGTGCCCGTCGCGCTGATGAACCTCTTCGGCATCCAACTCTCGCTGGGCACCGTCGCCGCCCTCCTGATGCTCATCGGTTACAGCGTCGACTCCGACATCCTCCTGAACAACCACGTCCTCCGGCGCTCCGGCGGCTTCTGGGAGAGCGTCCACCGCGCGATGCGCACCGGTGTCACGATGACGTTGACCTCCATCTCCGCGATGACCGTGATGGCCGCCGTCTCCTACTTCTTCGGCATCCAACTGCTCACGTCCATCGCCATCGTGCTCGTCCTCGGCCTCGCGACTGACCTGATGAACACGTACATGTTGAACGTCACACTGCTTCGCTGGTACAAGTTCGAGGGGGTGAAACGATGA
- a CDS encoding CPBP family intramembrane glutamic endopeptidase encodes MNDRYAQTVGFVVAGVGLAAAFLDWTPAPALAAQAAGGFAGAALLAFAARRHGSGPAWLDYAATAASAGLALAAAAGILDVSGALSAGPLVALFAGLGAVAAGAAAVAGVEKSGVRARERRTVVAVVASLAALVFGGLLASVAVAFLPEDPLVTVPVNTAVASAGYGIAGVAFVQWFDGGIDVSKPGRRDVAVAGVGVVAIFALHLAMNAVVTVFSLPQSTHGLVETAKAHPGILPPLAVVSLLFIGPGEELLARNGVQKYLYGSYSRYAAVAAASLVFTGSHVLAYTATGVPPGAVLVTLSRVFVVSLVLGVTYERTDDLFAPVVVHGVYDAVQFMLAYAAFS; translated from the coding sequence GTGAACGACCGGTACGCGCAGACCGTCGGCTTCGTCGTCGCGGGCGTCGGCCTCGCCGCCGCGTTCCTCGACTGGACGCCCGCGCCAGCGCTCGCCGCGCAGGCCGCGGGCGGGTTCGCGGGCGCCGCGCTCCTCGCGTTCGCGGCGCGCCGCCACGGCTCCGGGCCGGCGTGGCTCGACTACGCCGCGACCGCCGCCAGCGCCGGCCTCGCGCTCGCCGCGGCCGCCGGCATTCTCGACGTCTCCGGCGCACTTTCGGCCGGCCCGCTCGTCGCGCTGTTCGCCGGACTCGGCGCCGTCGCGGCGGGCGCCGCCGCCGTCGCTGGCGTCGAGAAATCGGGGGTGAGAGCGCGCGAGCGACGCACGGTCGTCGCAGTCGTCGCGTCGCTCGCGGCGCTCGTGTTCGGCGGCCTGCTCGCCAGCGTCGCCGTCGCGTTCCTCCCCGAGGACCCGCTCGTCACCGTGCCAGTGAACACCGCCGTCGCGAGCGCCGGCTACGGCATCGCGGGCGTCGCGTTCGTGCAGTGGTTCGACGGGGGCATCGACGTCAGCAAGCCCGGACGGCGCGACGTGGCGGTCGCGGGCGTCGGCGTCGTCGCCATCTTCGCGTTGCACCTCGCGATGAACGCCGTCGTCACCGTGTTCTCGCTCCCGCAGAGCACCCACGGCCTCGTCGAGACGGCGAAAGCCCACCCCGGCATCCTCCCGCCGCTCGCCGTCGTCTCGCTTTTGTTCATCGGGCCGGGCGAGGAACTGCTCGCGCGAAACGGCGTCCAGAAGTACCTCTACGGGTCGTACTCGCGGTACGCCGCGGTCGCCGCCGCGTCGCTCGTGTTCACGGGGAGTCACGTGCTCGCGTACACCGCGACGGGCGTGCCGCCGGGCGCCGTGCTCGTCACGCTCTCCCGCGTGTTCGTCGTCTCGCTGGTGCTCGGCGTCACCTACGAACGCACCGACGACCTGTTCGCGCCGGTCGTCGTCCACGGCGTCTACGACGCCGTCCAGTTCATGCTCGCGTACGCCGCGTTCTCGTGA
- a CDS encoding metal-dependent hydrolase — translation MMATTHALAGLALAALVAPVAPEHAPTIAAAGLAGGVFPDLDLYAGHRRTLHFPVYYGVAAALAAALAVVSPSALTVGAAVFLAAAALHAAGDALGGGLELEPWRATSERAVYSHFHGRWIRPRRLVRYDGAPEDVAVAAVLGVPAALALGPPTHRVVAAALAVSAGYAAVRKYLPTVATRLVAVVPEGVRRRVPDRFSNAGEQV, via the coding sequence ATGATGGCGACGACGCACGCGCTCGCGGGCCTCGCGCTCGCGGCGCTTGTCGCACCTGTCGCACCCGAACACGCGCCGACCATCGCCGCGGCGGGGCTCGCCGGCGGCGTCTTCCCCGACCTCGACCTCTACGCAGGACACCGCCGCACCCTCCACTTCCCCGTCTACTACGGCGTCGCCGCCGCGCTCGCCGCTGCGCTCGCCGTCGTCTCCCCGAGCGCGCTGACCGTCGGCGCCGCCGTCTTCCTCGCCGCCGCCGCGCTCCACGCCGCCGGCGACGCGCTCGGCGGCGGCCTCGAACTCGAACCGTGGCGCGCCACCAGCGAACGCGCCGTCTACAGCCACTTCCACGGGCGCTGGATTCGTCCCCGGCGTCTCGTCCGGTACGACGGCGCGCCCGAGGACGTCGCCGTCGCCGCCGTCCTCGGCGTCCCCGCCGCGCTCGCGCTCGGGCCGCCGACTCACCGCGTCGTCGCCGCCGCGCTCGCCGTCTCCGCGGGGTACGCCGCCGTCCGCAAGTACCTCCCGACGGTCGCCACGCGACTGGTCGCCGTCGTCCCCGAGGGCGTCCGTCGGCGCGTCCCTGACCGGTTCTCGAACGCCGGCGAACAGGTATAA
- a CDS encoding ribbon-helix-helix protein, CopG family, translating to MPQKYSVVCEDSLAADIDELAREYGLSEQEVLRQLIENGLECVD from the coding sequence ATGCCCCAGAAGTACTCCGTCGTCTGCGAGGACTCGCTGGCGGCGGACATCGACGAGTTGGCCCGCGAGTACGGGCTCTCGGAGCAGGAGGTCCTGCGACAACTCATCGAGAACGGGCTGGAGTGCGTGGACTAA
- a CDS encoding PRC-barrel domain-containing protein — MADILAENLSGKAVMGSDGTELGMLYNITMDLKSGKLQDLLVEQHEESTVAIDFPTDENGRYRVPVNRVQAVKDYIVVQR; from the coding sequence ATGGCCGACATCCTCGCCGAGAACCTCTCCGGGAAGGCCGTGATGGGGTCCGACGGCACGGAACTCGGGATGCTGTACAACATCACGATGGACCTGAAGTCCGGGAAACTCCAGGACCTCCTCGTGGAGCAACACGAGGAGTCGACGGTCGCAATCGACTTCCCCACCGACGAGAACGGCCGGTATCGCGTCCCGGTCAACCGCGTGCAGGCCGTGAAGGACTACATCGTCGTCCAGCGATAG
- a CDS encoding plastocyanin/azurin family copper-binding protein — protein MHRRALLAAGATGLAAALAGCAGDGADDEATTATETTTTAESTTTASTTEPTTTTVGSGGDETETTVVTVAPGGDFEFAPRTVTVDAGATVRWEWDGGGHNVRPAGQPADADWTGTAGDDGETYGSEHVYEHTFDVPGQYDYYCAPHRSIGMRGTVVVE, from the coding sequence ATGCATCGACGCGCACTGCTCGCCGCCGGCGCGACCGGACTCGCCGCCGCACTCGCCGGGTGTGCTGGCGACGGCGCGGACGACGAGGCGACCACGGCGACGGAAACGACGACGACGGCCGAATCGACCACCACGGCATCGACGACGGAGCCGACGACGACAACGGTGGGCTCCGGCGGCGACGAAACCGAGACGACGGTCGTCACCGTCGCACCGGGCGGTGACTTCGAGTTCGCGCCACGGACGGTCACCGTCGACGCCGGGGCGACCGTTCGCTGGGAGTGGGACGGCGGCGGTCACAACGTCCGACCGGCGGGCCAACCGGCGGACGCCGACTGGACGGGGACGGCGGGCGACGACGGCGAGACGTACGGGAGCGAACACGTCTACGAGCACACGTTCGACGTTCCGGGGCAGTACGACTACTACTGTGCGCCCCACCGTTCTATCGGGATGCGGGGCACCGTCGTCGTGGAGTAG
- a CDS encoding pyruvoyl-dependent arginine decarboxylase yields MTIRVAWGTGTGPTEMSAYDAALAAANLHNYNLVSVSSVIPADADVEAVGTAPDLGPAGNRLTVVQAHANAAGPSRVSAALAWGKSDAGPGLFYEVADETAAEDVEARVRAGIDAGMDLRDWTPADVSVRTASADADPGEYAAAVVVAAYGDSESIL; encoded by the coding sequence ATGACCATTCGAGTGGCGTGGGGAACCGGCACCGGCCCGACCGAGATGTCGGCGTACGACGCCGCGCTCGCGGCCGCGAACCTCCACAACTACAACCTCGTCTCCGTCTCGTCGGTGATTCCCGCGGACGCCGACGTCGAGGCGGTCGGCACCGCACCCGACCTGGGGCCGGCCGGCAATCGCTTGACCGTCGTGCAGGCGCACGCGAACGCCGCCGGCCCCTCTCGCGTGAGCGCGGCGCTGGCGTGGGGGAAAAGCGACGCCGGTCCGGGCCTGTTCTACGAGGTCGCCGACGAGACGGCGGCCGAGGACGTCGAGGCGCGCGTGCGCGCCGGCATCGACGCCGGGATGGACCTTCGCGACTGGACGCCCGCGGACGTGTCGGTTCGTACCGCGAGCGCCGACGCCGACCCCGGCGAGTACGCCGCCGCCGTGGTGGTCGCCGCCTACGGCGACAGCGAGTCGATTCTCTGA
- a CDS encoding NOB1 family endonuclease, whose product MRVLDSSAFIHDYDADGPTASVPEVREELTDSAAFRFDAASGGGMQVHVPGNESLRAVRYAAERTGDDRELSETDRRLLAAARELGGTLVTDDYAMQNVADELGVDVEVIAQDGISERRDWRFQCAGCGREFDESKPRCPVCGSDLSRKNPR is encoded by the coding sequence GTGCGCGTCCTCGACTCGTCGGCGTTCATCCACGACTACGACGCCGACGGCCCGACGGCGTCGGTGCCCGAGGTCCGCGAGGAACTCACCGACTCCGCGGCGTTCCGGTTCGACGCGGCGTCCGGCGGCGGCATGCAGGTCCACGTCCCCGGCAACGAGTCGCTGCGGGCGGTCCGGTACGCCGCCGAGCGCACGGGCGACGACCGCGAACTGTCCGAGACGGACCGCCGCCTGCTGGCGGCCGCCCGCGAACTCGGCGGGACGCTCGTCACCGACGACTACGCGATGCAGAACGTCGCCGACGAACTCGGCGTCGACGTCGAAGTCATCGCGCAGGACGGCATCTCGGAGCGCCGAGACTGGCGCTTCCAGTGTGCGGGCTGTGGCCGGGAGTTCGACGAGTCGAAACCCCGGTGCCCGGTCTGTGGCAGCGACCTGTCGCGGAAGAACCCCCGTTAG
- the infB gene encoding translation initiation factor IF-2, with amino-acid sequence MPDESESPGDLRTPIVAVLGHVDHGKTSLLDEIRGSAVIDGEAGAITQHIGATAVPLDVVSEVAGSLVDPTEFDLPGLLFIDTPGHHSFSTLRSRGGALADIAVLVVDVNDGFQPQTEEAIRILKDTGTPFVVAANKVDTIPGWNPTENAPIKQTYEAQTDRVRSQLDEKLYELIGELSGAGFSSDLYWRVQDFQANIGVIPVSAMTGEGVPDLLTVLMGLAQRYMKSEMEVNIDGPGAGTVLEVKDEQGFGKTLDVILYDGTVRKGDTIVVGAKNQPIVTEVRALLKPRELAEIRTEKRFEDVPEMQAAAGLKIAAPDLDDAMAGAPVRVVGDRDVATVVEEVEAELAEVAVETAEEGVVVKADTLGSLEALANAMQEAEIPVMSAEVGDIAPRDVAMATTADDDKHRTILGFNVDVLADAERKADEENVRLFDSDVIYQLVEDYETFVEEREREQQQAIFENIVRPARFRILKDHVFRQNDPAVVGVEVVSGTLKRNTPVGLVEGNDLDRVGVVKGIQDQGEDVDEARAGNRVSVSIDGPTVGRDIEEGDELWVDLPEKHAKVLEQELSDEIPADEREALKAYLEIMRKRDPFWGK; translated from the coding sequence ATGCCCGACGAATCCGAATCCCCCGGGGACCTCCGCACGCCAATCGTGGCGGTTCTCGGTCACGTCGACCACGGGAAGACCAGCCTACTCGACGAAATCCGCGGCTCCGCGGTCATCGACGGCGAAGCCGGCGCCATCACCCAGCACATCGGCGCGACCGCCGTGCCCCTGGACGTGGTGTCCGAAGTCGCCGGAAGCCTCGTCGACCCCACGGAGTTCGACCTGCCCGGCCTGCTGTTCATCGACACGCCCGGCCACCACTCCTTCTCGACGCTCCGGTCGCGGGGCGGCGCGCTCGCCGACATCGCCGTCCTCGTCGTGGACGTCAACGACGGCTTCCAGCCCCAGACCGAGGAGGCCATCCGCATCCTGAAGGACACCGGGACGCCGTTCGTCGTCGCCGCGAACAAAGTCGACACCATCCCCGGCTGGAACCCCACGGAGAATGCGCCCATCAAGCAGACCTACGAGGCCCAGACCGACCGCGTGCGCTCTCAACTCGACGAGAAACTGTACGAACTCATCGGCGAACTCTCTGGCGCGGGGTTCTCCTCTGACCTCTACTGGCGCGTGCAGGACTTCCAGGCGAACATCGGCGTCATCCCCGTGTCGGCGATGACCGGCGAGGGCGTCCCCGACCTGCTCACCGTGTTGATGGGGCTCGCCCAGCGCTACATGAAATCGGAGATGGAGGTGAACATCGACGGGCCGGGCGCCGGCACCGTCCTCGAAGTCAAAGACGAGCAGGGCTTCGGGAAGACCCTCGACGTGATTCTGTACGACGGCACCGTCCGCAAGGGCGACACCATCGTCGTCGGCGCGAAGAACCAACCCATCGTCACGGAGGTTCGGGCGCTCCTGAAACCGCGCGAACTCGCGGAGATTCGCACCGAGAAGCGCTTCGAGGACGTGCCCGAGATGCAGGCCGCCGCCGGCCTGAAAATCGCGGCGCCCGACCTCGACGACGCGATGGCGGGCGCGCCGGTGCGCGTCGTCGGCGACCGCGACGTGGCGACGGTCGTCGAGGAGGTCGAGGCCGAACTCGCGGAGGTCGCCGTCGAGACGGCCGAGGAGGGCGTCGTCGTGAAGGCCGACACGCTCGGCAGCCTCGAAGCGCTCGCGAACGCGATGCAGGAAGCCGAGATTCCCGTGATGTCCGCGGAAGTCGGGGACATCGCGCCCCGGGACGTGGCGATGGCGACGACCGCCGACGACGACAAACACCGCACCATCCTCGGGTTCAACGTCGACGTGCTCGCGGACGCCGAGCGCAAGGCCGACGAGGAGAACGTCCGCCTGTTCGACAGCGACGTCATCTACCAACTCGTCGAGGACTACGAGACGTTCGTGGAGGAACGCGAGCGCGAACAACAGCAAGCCATCTTCGAGAACATCGTGCGCCCGGCGCGCTTCCGCATCCTCAAGGACCACGTGTTCCGGCAGAACGACCCCGCAGTCGTCGGCGTGGAGGTCGTCTCCGGCACCCTCAAGCGCAACACGCCGGTCGGCCTCGTGGAGGGCAACGACCTCGACCGCGTCGGCGTCGTCAAAGGGATTCAAGACCAGGGCGAGGACGTGGACGAGGCCCGCGCGGGCAACCGCGTCAGCGTCTCCATCGACGGCCCGACGGTCGGCCGCGACATCGAGGAGGGCGACGAGCTCTGGGTCGACCTCCCCGAGAAACACGCGAAAGTCCTCGAACAGGAACTCTCCGACGAGATTCCCGCCGACGAGCGCGAGGCACTGAAAGCGTACCTCGAAATCATGCGGAAACGCGACCCCTTCTGGGGGAAGTGA
- a CDS encoding preprotein translocase subunit SecD — protein sequence MSWFRENWRVGFLVVLLLASSVALFAPGIGASAGDSGGGNEASSPTNLQYGLELSGGVRLRASVVGVTAEGVDVTQANEDAIEANVSSALGLERDSVRAREGTDVVEVYSNASTSEVEAALTDLGYEPDNVRTGVTETTRDTIVTTIESKVDATGFSGTSVYTANPRGTSDRYVVIEVPGRNASQVKDLIEGRGEVEMWAYYPENGSQTNTTVITKQDLDTISQAQTDSRGVPIVPVELTDEGAEQFAADMRQYGFTQEGVGNCQWPNGGYCLLTTVDGEVVYDSSLGDGLARDMENGDFARSGTFVIEASTMEEARELQVNLRAGALPAELSFENSYYVSPSFAERYKPLSLVTGIAAALAVSLVVFLRYGDAKVAVPMVFTALSEVVILLGFAAVSGLALDLSHIAGFIAVIGTGVDDLVIIADEVMTEEVSSSRVFQSRFRKALWTIGAAAATTIIAMSPLAVLSLSDLWGFAVVTILGVLVGVLITRPAYGDILRRLLTQDH from the coding sequence ATGAGCTGGTTCCGCGAGAACTGGCGGGTCGGCTTCCTCGTCGTCCTCCTGCTCGCGAGTTCGGTCGCGCTGTTCGCGCCCGGTATCGGCGCGAGCGCGGGCGACAGCGGCGGCGGGAACGAGGCGTCCTCCCCGACGAACCTCCAGTACGGTCTCGAACTCTCTGGTGGCGTCCGCCTGCGGGCGTCCGTCGTCGGCGTCACCGCCGAGGGCGTCGACGTGACCCAAGCCAACGAGGACGCCATCGAGGCGAACGTCTCGTCGGCGCTGGGGCTCGAACGCGACAGCGTCCGCGCCCGCGAAGGGACCGACGTGGTGGAAGTGTACTCGAACGCCTCCACGAGCGAGGTGGAGGCCGCGCTCACCGACCTCGGCTACGAACCCGACAACGTCCGCACGGGCGTCACCGAGACGACGCGGGACACCATCGTCACCACCATCGAGAGCAAGGTCGACGCCACCGGGTTCTCCGGGACGTCGGTCTACACGGCGAACCCGCGCGGGACGAGTGACCGCTACGTCGTCATCGAGGTGCCGGGCCGGAACGCCTCGCAGGTCAAAGACCTCATCGAGGGCCGCGGCGAGGTCGAGATGTGGGCGTACTACCCCGAGAACGGCAGCCAGACGAACACGACGGTCATCACGAAACAGGACCTCGACACCATCAGTCAGGCCCAGACTGACTCCCGCGGCGTCCCCATCGTTCCGGTCGAACTGACCGACGAGGGCGCCGAGCAGTTCGCGGCCGACATGCGCCAGTACGGCTTCACGCAGGAGGGCGTCGGGAACTGCCAGTGGCCCAACGGCGGCTACTGCCTGCTGACGACCGTGGACGGCGAGGTCGTCTACGACTCCAGTCTCGGTGACGGCCTCGCGCGGGACATGGAGAACGGCGACTTCGCGCGCTCCGGGACGTTCGTCATCGAGGCGAGTACGATGGAGGAGGCCCGCGAACTGCAGGTCAACCTCCGCGCCGGCGCGCTCCCCGCCGAGTTGTCCTTCGAGAACTCCTACTACGTCTCCCCGAGTTTCGCCGAGCGGTACAAGCCGCTCTCGCTCGTGACGGGCATCGCCGCCGCGCTCGCCGTCTCGCTCGTCGTGTTCCTGCGGTACGGCGACGCGAAGGTCGCGGTGCCGATGGTGTTCACGGCGCTCTCGGAGGTGGTCATCCTGCTCGGATTCGCGGCGGTGTCCGGGCTGGCACTCGACCTCTCGCACATCGCCGGGTTCATCGCGGTCATCGGGACGGGGGTGGACGACCTCGTCATCATCGCCGACGAGGTGATGACCGAGGAGGTGTCCTCCAGTCGCGTCTTCCAGAGTCGCTTCCGGAAGGCGTTGTGGACCATTGGCGCGGCCGCCGCGACGACCATCATCGCGATGTCGCCGCTGGCGGTGCTCAGCCTCAGCGACCTCTGGGGCTTCGCCGTCGTCACCATCCTCGGCGTGCTCGTCGGTGTGCTCATCACGCGCCCGGCGTACGGTGACATCCTCCGGCGCCTCCTGACCCAGGACCACTGA